Part of the Arthrobacter globiformis genome is shown below.
CCGTTGCCGAGCTCCTCCTTGGCCTCCAGTTCCACCATGGTCACGTTGGCCAGTTCGTCGCTTTCGGCTGCCTGCCCGTACGCCACCTCCACCGCCACGTCCTGGGGGGACAGGTTGTGCAGTCCCACGTAGGCGTGGACCTGGAGGGTGTCACCGATCTGCGGGTCCTCCGAGACGCCCAGCGAGTCCACGTGCTCCACGTGCAGTTGGGGCCAGGCCGCCCGGACCTTGGTAACCCACGCAGCCAGCGCCTTGGCCTGTGCGTAGGAGCCTGCCACCGCTTCGCGTCCCGCGACCGCCGCGGGCCGGTACAGGACGTTGACGTAGTCCTGCAGCATCCGTTCTGCCGACACCGCGGGACCCAGGTGGGCCAGCGTGTGCTTGATCATGGAGACCCAGTGGGTAGGGATCTTCTCGTGGCCGGACTCGGACGGCCCTGCGGCGCCGGCCGCTTCGGAGACGGTGTTGCCGTAGAACCGCGGCGCCACCTGCGTCTCGAGCAGTTCGTACAGCGCCGCGGCCTCGATGTCGTCGCGCTCATCGGCGGACGCGCCGTTATTGGCCGTGGGAATCGCCCAGCCGTTTTCGCCGTCGTACATCTCATCCCACCAGCCGTCCAGGACGGACAGGTTCAGCGACCCGTTGATCGCGGCCTTCATGCCGGAGGTGCCGCAGGCTTCGAGCGGCCGCAGCGGGTTGTTCAGCCAGACGTCGCAGCCCGGGAACAGCGTGCGGGCCATGGCGATGTCGTAGTTCGGCAGGAAGACGATGCGGTGCCGGACGGCGGGATCGTCCGTGAAGCGGACCAGGTCCTGGATCATCTTCTTGCCGGCGTCGTCCGCGGGGTGGGACTTGCCCGCAATGACCAGCTGAATGGGGTGTTCCTTGTGCAGCAGCAGCGCCTTCAGGCGCTCCGGGTCCCGCAGCATGAGGGTCAGCCGCTTGTACGTGGGCACGCGCCGGGCGAAACCGATGGTCAGGACGTCCGGGTCCAGCACCGAGTCCGTCCATGCCAGTTCGGCATCGGCCGCACCGCGCTTCTTCCACGCAGCCCGCAGCCGGCGCCGCACATCCTCCACGAGCGAAACCCGCATCTCACGCCGGAGCGCCCACACCTCGGCGTCGGAGACGTTGTACGCGAGGTCCCAGCGGCCCATCACCTCAGCTTCGGGTCCGAACCGCTCACGGGCGAGCTTCGCGATCCGGGGATCCACCCAGGTGGGCACGTGCACGCCATTGGTCACGGAGGTGATGGGCACCTCCGAGTGGTCGAATCCCGGCCACAGCGCCGAGAACATGCCGCGCGAGACTTCGCCGTGGAGCTTGGCAACACCGTTGGCCCGCTGTGCGAGGCGCAGGCCCATGACTGCCATGTTGAAGACGAAGGGGTTGCCCTCGCTGAAGTTCTCCCGACCCAGGTCGAGGATCCGCGACGTGGGAACGTCCGGCGCCAGGCCGGCTTCGAAGAAGTGCTGGATCTGTGCGGCTTCGAAGCGGTCGATGCCGGCCGGAACAGGCGTGTGCGTTGTGAACACCGTGGACGAGCGTCCGGCGGCGAGGGCCTCGTCGAAGGTGAGCGCCTGCTCGCCGGCCATCAGCTCCTGGATCCGTTCGACGCCGAGGAATCCGGCGTGGCCCTCATTCGTGTGGAACACCTCGGGCGCGGGCGTGCCGGTGAGCTTCTGGTAGGCGCGCAGCGCCTTGACCCCGCCCATCCCGAGCAGCAGTTCCTGTTGCAGCCGGTGGTCGCCGCCGCCGCCGTACAGGCGGTCGGTGATGCTGCGGGCGGCGTCGTCGTTTCCGGGAACGTTGGAGTCCAGCAGCAGGAGGGGGACGCGTCCGACGTCGGCACGCCAGATGTGTGCCGCAAGGTGCCGCCCGTTGGGCAGAGGCAGGGATATCTCCAGCGGCTTGCCGTTGCCATCCGCGGCCGGTTCGCGCAGCAGCGTCAGCGGCAGGCCGTCGGGGTCGATGACGGGATAGGTCTCCTGCTGCCAGGCATCCCGGGAGAGTGACTGCTTGAAGTAGCCGGCCTGGTAGAGCAGTCCGACGCCGATCAGCGGCACGCCGAGGTCGGAGGCGGCCTTCAGGTGGTCGCCGGCAAGGATGCCGAGGCCGCCGGAATACTGCGGCAGGACTTCGGTGATGCCGAACTCGGGGGAGAAGTAGGCGATTGAGGCGGGGGCGTCGCTGCCCAGCCCCTGGTACCAGCGGGGTTCCGTGAGGTACCGGTCCAGGTCCGCGGCTGCCGTCTGCACCCGGGCCACCACGTCCTGGTCTATCGCGAGCCGGTGCATCTCCTCACGGCCCACCAGGCCCAGGAAACTGACCGGGTCATTGCCGCACTGGGCCCAGACGCGCGGGTTCAGGCTTTCGAACAGCTCCCGGGTGGGGCGGTGCCAGGACCAGCGCAGGTTGGTCGCCAACCGGGCCAGCGGCCGGATCGGCTCGGGAAGAACGGTACGGACGGTAAATCTGCGGATTGCCTTCACCTGCGCCACACTAACCGACTGGGTGAACGGCAGGAACCGCTTTTGATTACTTTCCGGTAAATGACGAATGGCTTCAGTAATTAAGTTCGCAGGCTTAGCATTTCGCCCCATTTCTCGCTAACGTCGAGCCTGTGACGACTAACACCCGAACCAGTGCCCCAGCAAAGCAAACGCCGAAAGTTTCGATCACGGAAGGCCTTCGGTTTGGCCGTTTCCCCATCACGGACGTTCAGCCTGTTGTCGAAGGGGGGAAGTTCCCGGCCAAGGCGCTGCCCGGTGAAGGAATCGTGGTCAGCGCCAGGTCCTTCCGCGAGGGCCACGACCAATTGGGCGTCAGTGCGGTCCTCCTGGATCCGAAGGGCAACGAGCGCCAGCGGGTCCGGCTCCAGCCGCCGTCCGGGGACCGCGGCAAGGGTACCGACCTCTGGGAAGGCCTGCTCACCCCTGATTCCACCGGGAACTGGTCGTTCGTCATTGAGGCCTGGCACGACCGCTACGGCACGTGGCACCACAACGCCGAGGTCAAGGTGGACGCGGGCATCGACGTCGAGCTGATGCTTGCGGAAGGGGCCGCACTGCTGTCGGAGGCCGCCGAGGAGCCGGACCGGAACGATGCGGACCGCCAGACGCTGCGCTCGGCCGCCACCATCCTCGCGGATGCATCCCTTTCACCCGAGGACCGTCTGGCGGCCGGCTTCAACCGGGACGTCGCCGGCGTGGTTGAGCGCGAGCCGATCCGTGAGCTTGTCACTGTCTCCGAACCGTTTCCCCTGCTCGTAGAGCGGGACCGCGCAGGCCGCGGGTCCTGGTACGAGTTCTTCCCGCGCTCCGAGGGCGCGGTGCGCGACCCCGGCACGGGCGCCTGGACGTCCGGCAATTTCCGGACCGCCGCCAACCGGCTGGACGCCGTGGCCGGCATGGGCTTTGACGTCATCTACATGCCGCCGATCCACCCGATTGGCGTGCAACACCGCAAGGGCCCCAACAACACGCTGATCGCCGGCCCGAACGACCCCGGATCGCCGTGGGCCATTGGCGCCAAGGAAGGCGGGCACGACGCCATCCACCCCGACCTCGGAACCTTCGAGGACTTCGACGCCTTCGTGGCGCGGGCGAATGAGCTCAACCTGGAAGTGGCGCTCGACCTGGCACTCCAGGCCGCCCCGGACCACCCCTGGGTCACCGAGCACCCGGAATGGTTCACCACCCGCGTGGACGGCAGCATCGCGTATGCCGAAAATCCGCCGAAGAAGTACCAGGACATCTTCCCGCTCAACTTCGACAACGACCCCGAGGGCCTGTCCAAGGAAATCCTGCGGATCGTCCAACTGTGGGTCAGCCACGGCGTGAAGATCTTCCGGGTGGACAACCCCCACACCAAGCCGGTGTGGTTCTGGGAGTGGCTCATCGGCGAAGTGAACAAGGAGGACCCCGACGTCGTCTTCCTGGCCGAGGCCTTCACCCGTCCCGCCATGATGCACGCGCTGGGCAGGGCAGGCTTCCAGCAGTCCTACACCTACTTCACGTGGCGCAACACCAAGAAGGAACTCGAGGAGTACTTCCACCACGTGAGCCGCGAGTCGGCTGCCTTCTTCCGGCCCAACTTCTTCGTCAACACCCCGGACATCCTCACCGAGTACCTGCAGTACGGCGGGCCGGCGGCGTTCAAGATCCGCGCTGCCCTGGCGGCAACCGCGAGCCCGCTATGGGGCGTGTACGCCGGCTACGAACTGTACGAGCACGTGGCCCGGCCCGGTGCCGAGGAATACATCGACAACGAGAAGTTCGAGTACAAGGCCCGCGACTGGGACGCTGCCTCCGCCTCCGGCCGGACCCTCGCGCCATACCTGACCAGGCTCAACGAAATCCGCAAGGCCCACCCGGCCCTGGGGGACCTGCAGAACCTCACCGTGCACCAAAGCACAGACGACGCCACGGTCGTCTACTCCAAGCACAAGACCCTCCCGGACGGCACCAGGGACACCATCATCGTGGTGGCCAACGTGGACCCGCACAGTGCGAGGGAAGGCATGGTTTCGCTGGATCTGTCCGCGCTGGGGCTCGACCCGGCCGACCTCACTCCGAACGGCGGATTCTGGGTGGATGACCTCATCTCCGGCGAGTCGTGGGAATGGGGGGAGTACAACTACGTGCGGCTGGATGCACATGTTGAACCTGTACACATCCTGAGCATCCGGAGGTAGCCGCCAGTGAGTTTCAGTCCGCAGAGCCCCACCCACCACTTCACCCCCAAGAGCACGTTTGAGCTGAATGCACCGGGTTTGCCGCATGATCCGCTGTGGTACCGGAAAGCGGTGTTCTATGAAGTGCTGGTCCGGGGCTTTGCGGACGCCAACGGCGATGGTTCGGGCGACTTCCACGGGCTGATCGAGAAGCTGGACTACCTGCAGTGGCTGGGCGTTGACTGCCTGTGGCTGCCGCCGTTCTTCCAGTCACCCCTGCGGGACGGCGGGTATGACATCTCGGACTACAACTCCGTCCTCGACGAGTTCGGCACCATCAGCGACTTCAAGCGGCTGGTTGCCGAGGCGCATGCACGCGGCGTCCGGGTCATCATCGACCTCCCGCTGAACCACACCTCAGACCAGCACCCCTGGTTCCAGGAGTCCAGGAAAGATCCTGACGGTCCCTTCGGTGACTTCTACGTGTGGAGTGACACCGACGAGAAATACCAGGACGCGCGCATCATCTTCGTGGACACGGAGGAATCCAACTGGACCTTCGACCCCATCCGGCGGCAGTTCTTCTGGCACCGGTTTTTCAGCCACCAGCCCGACCTGAACTTCGAGAACCCGAAGGTCATCGACGCCGTGTTCGACGTCGTGCGGTTCTGGCTGGACCAAGGGATCGACGGGTTCCGCGCGGACGCCATCCCGTACCTGTTCGAGGAGGAGGGGACCAACTGCGAAAACCTCCCGGCCACGCACGAGTTCCTGCGCAGGCTGCGGAAGATGGTGGACGAGAGTTACCCCGGCCGGGTCATCATCGCCGAGGCCAACCAGCCGCCCAACGAGGTGGTGGAGTACTTCGGAACCGAGGAGGAACCGGAATGCCACATGGCCTTCCACTTCCCGATCATGCCGCGGCTCTACTACGCGCTGCGTGACCAGAAGGCCGCCCCCATCATCGAGACGATGCACGACACCCCGGCCATCCCGGCCGGCGCGCAGTGGGGAACTTTCCTGCGCAACCACGACGAGCTGACGCTGGAAATGGTCACCGCCGACGAGCGGGCTGCCATGCTCGGCTGGTACGCGCCGGACCCGCGCATGCGGGCCAACATCGGCATCCGGCGCAGGCTGGCGCCGCTGCTGGACAACTCCAGGGCGGAAATCGAGCTCATCAACGCCCTGCTGCTGTCCCTGCCGGGGAGCCCCTTTCTGTACTACGGGGACGAGATCGGGATGGGCGACAACATCTGGCTCGAGGACCGTGACGCCGTCCGCACCCCCATGCAGTGGAACCCCGACCGCAACGCCGGTTTCTCCGCTGCCGACCCGGGCAAGCTGTACCTCCCCGTGATCCAGTCGCTGGTCTACAACTACGCCATGGCGAACGTGGAGGCCGAGGCCGCCCATTCCGGATCGCTGCTGCGCTGGACCCGGCAGATTCTCAGCGTGCGGAAGAACCATCCGGCGTTCGGGCTCGGGGCGTTCAAGCATGTGGAGGCCGACCACGAGGTGGTGCTGGCCTATCTCCGCGAACTGCCGGAGGGCAACGCAGCCGGCGAACCCGCGGAATCCATCCTGTGCGTCTTCAACCTTTCCCAGCATCCGGTGTCCTCCACCCTGAGGCTTCCGGACTTTTCTGGCCGGGGCCTGCGTGACGTCTTCGGAGGCCAGCCGTTCCCCGGCATCAGTGATGACGGCCAGCTGACGCTGACGCTGGGCAGCCATGACTTCTTCTGGCTGCGCGTGCGGGCTGCTGCTTCGAACCCAGCTTCACCCTTTACGCAAGCGATGCCGATACTGTCGATTGAGGGATGAGATGATCCAAACAATACTGACACCCACACTCGAACAACTGCTCCGCGACTGGCTTCCGGCCCAGAGGTGGTTCCCGGTGAAGTCCCCGGACTTCACCCTGGCGCCTGTGGGCGGCCTGGTCCTGGACGACGCCACCGGCCAGGCCGGCCTGGAGGTGTTCCTCGCGTCCGTTGACTCCAAAACGGCGGACGGCGCCTCCCGCACTGACGTCGTCCAGATCCCGCTCAGCTACCGCAGCGAGCCGCTGCCGGGCGCCCAACGGGCCCTGATCGGTGAAAGCGACGACGCCGAACGGGGGCACCGCTGGGTCTACGACGCCGTCCACGACCCCGCCTTCATTGCCGCATGGCTGGATCTGATGCGGACGGAGGAAGCCGCCGGCAGCGCCAGCGGCCACCTTTCCGGGGCCGGCCAGCCGCTGCCGCAGGCCTCCGGGACGGTCCGGGTCGTGTCTGGCGAACAATCCAACACGTCGGTGATAGTGGACGACGGCGACTCCGCCGCCATCGTGAAGTTCTTCCGTGTGCTTTCGGCCGGGCGAAACCCGGAGGTGGAGGTCGGCGCCGCGCTGTCCGCGGCACGCACCCCGGAGGTCCCCGCCACGCTGGGCTGGGTCACCGCCGAGTGGTACCCGCAGGGGCAACTTCGCCAGGGCGAGCCCGCATCGGGCGGCCCTGCCCAGGGTGAACTGGCAGTGGCCCACGAATTCCTGGCCGGCGGCCGGGACGCGTGGCGGCTCGCTGTTGACGCGGCGGCCAGGGGAGCGGACTTCACGGCTGAGGCTCATGCCCTTGGCCATGCGACGGCCACAGTCCACCGCAGGCTCGCCGAAACGCTGGGTGTTTCGGCCGAAGCGGTTCCGGGCGGGGATATTGCCCCCGGAGTAGCCCAGCGCGTGCGTCAGATGTGGGCGGAGGCGGGACCCGCCGTCGGGCCTTACGAAGAAGGGCTGGAAAGCCTGCTCAGCCGGCTCGAAGGCACCCCGGCCGGAGCGCTTCAGCGCATCCACGGCGACCTCCACCTTGGCCAGATCCTCCAGGTTCCCGGCGCCGAAGGCGGCCACGACCGGTGGGCCATCCTCGACTTCGAGGGGGAGCCGCTCCGGCCAATCTCCGAGCGCAACTTCCCCGACGACCCGCTCCGGGACGTGACGGGCATGCTGCGCTCCTTTGACTACGCGGCGGGGGCCGCCGAAAGGGAACAGCCGGACGTCCGCGTCCCTGAGTCCTGGGTGGACGATTGCACCGAGGCCTTCCTGGCAGGCTACGCGGAAGT
Proteins encoded:
- the glgP gene encoding alpha-glucan family phosphorylase, producing the protein MKAIRRFTVRTVLPEPIRPLARLATNLRWSWHRPTRELFESLNPRVWAQCGNDPVSFLGLVGREEMHRLAIDQDVVARVQTAAADLDRYLTEPRWYQGLGSDAPASIAYFSPEFGITEVLPQYSGGLGILAGDHLKAASDLGVPLIGVGLLYQAGYFKQSLSRDAWQQETYPVIDPDGLPLTLLREPAADGNGKPLEISLPLPNGRHLAAHIWRADVGRVPLLLLDSNVPGNDDAARSITDRLYGGGGDHRLQQELLLGMGGVKALRAYQKLTGTPAPEVFHTNEGHAGFLGVERIQELMAGEQALTFDEALAAGRSSTVFTTHTPVPAGIDRFEAAQIQHFFEAGLAPDVPTSRILDLGRENFSEGNPFVFNMAVMGLRLAQRANGVAKLHGEVSRGMFSALWPGFDHSEVPITSVTNGVHVPTWVDPRIAKLARERFGPEAEVMGRWDLAYNVSDAEVWALRREMRVSLVEDVRRRLRAAWKKRGAADAELAWTDSVLDPDVLTIGFARRVPTYKRLTLMLRDPERLKALLLHKEHPIQLVIAGKSHPADDAGKKMIQDLVRFTDDPAVRHRIVFLPNYDIAMARTLFPGCDVWLNNPLRPLEACGTSGMKAAINGSLNLSVLDGWWDEMYDGENGWAIPTANNGASADERDDIEAAALYELLETQVAPRFYGNTVSEAAGAAGPSESGHEKIPTHWVSMIKHTLAHLGPAVSAERMLQDYVNVLYRPAAVAGREAVAGSYAQAKALAAWVTKVRAAWPQLHVEHVDSLGVSEDPQIGDTLQVHAYVGLHNLSPQDVAVEVAYGQAAESDELANVTMVELEAKEELGNGRYLFAGSIVIDRSGSFGYTVRLLPKHDALASKAELGLIVNA
- a CDS encoding alpha-1,4-glucan--maltose-1-phosphate maltosyltransferase — translated: MTTNTRTSAPAKQTPKVSITEGLRFGRFPITDVQPVVEGGKFPAKALPGEGIVVSARSFREGHDQLGVSAVLLDPKGNERQRVRLQPPSGDRGKGTDLWEGLLTPDSTGNWSFVIEAWHDRYGTWHHNAEVKVDAGIDVELMLAEGAALLSEAAEEPDRNDADRQTLRSAATILADASLSPEDRLAAGFNRDVAGVVEREPIRELVTVSEPFPLLVERDRAGRGSWYEFFPRSEGAVRDPGTGAWTSGNFRTAANRLDAVAGMGFDVIYMPPIHPIGVQHRKGPNNTLIAGPNDPGSPWAIGAKEGGHDAIHPDLGTFEDFDAFVARANELNLEVALDLALQAAPDHPWVTEHPEWFTTRVDGSIAYAENPPKKYQDIFPLNFDNDPEGLSKEILRIVQLWVSHGVKIFRVDNPHTKPVWFWEWLIGEVNKEDPDVVFLAEAFTRPAMMHALGRAGFQQSYTYFTWRNTKKELEEYFHHVSRESAAFFRPNFFVNTPDILTEYLQYGGPAAFKIRAALAATASPLWGVYAGYELYEHVARPGAEEYIDNEKFEYKARDWDAASASGRTLAPYLTRLNEIRKAHPALGDLQNLTVHQSTDDATVVYSKHKTLPDGTRDTIIVVANVDPHSAREGMVSLDLSALGLDPADLTPNGGFWVDDLISGESWEWGEYNYVRLDAHVEPVHILSIRR
- the treS gene encoding maltose alpha-D-glucosyltransferase translates to MSFSPQSPTHHFTPKSTFELNAPGLPHDPLWYRKAVFYEVLVRGFADANGDGSGDFHGLIEKLDYLQWLGVDCLWLPPFFQSPLRDGGYDISDYNSVLDEFGTISDFKRLVAEAHARGVRVIIDLPLNHTSDQHPWFQESRKDPDGPFGDFYVWSDTDEKYQDARIIFVDTEESNWTFDPIRRQFFWHRFFSHQPDLNFENPKVIDAVFDVVRFWLDQGIDGFRADAIPYLFEEEGTNCENLPATHEFLRRLRKMVDESYPGRVIIAEANQPPNEVVEYFGTEEEPECHMAFHFPIMPRLYYALRDQKAAPIIETMHDTPAIPAGAQWGTFLRNHDELTLEMVTADERAAMLGWYAPDPRMRANIGIRRRLAPLLDNSRAEIELINALLLSLPGSPFLYYGDEIGMGDNIWLEDRDAVRTPMQWNPDRNAGFSAADPGKLYLPVIQSLVYNYAMANVEAEAAHSGSLLRWTRQILSVRKNHPAFGLGAFKHVEADHEVVLAYLRELPEGNAAGEPAESILCVFNLSQHPVSSTLRLPDFSGRGLRDVFGGQPFPGISDDGQLTLTLGSHDFFWLRVRAAASNPASPFTQAMPILSIEG